In Oligoflexia bacterium, the following are encoded in one genomic region:
- a CDS encoding CTP synthase — translation MVQKYIFVTGGVVSSIGKGLCAASLGALLEARGLKLSMMKFDPYINVDPGTMSPLQHGEVFVTDDGAETDLDLGHYERFTHVKVTRANNYTTGQIYDSVISKERRGDYLGGTVQVIPHVTDEIKQYIYETSQGAEVSIVEIGGTIGDIESLPFLEAIRQMRVDCGFENVIFLHVTLVPFIAAAGELKSKPTQHSVKEMRSIGIQPDFLICRSEKPIPSELKSKIGLFCNVKPEAVISAADAATIYEVPLMLHAQKLDELVIKRLQLPLEPINLGSWEKMVKIIKNPAHIVRIGIVGKYVDLKESYKSLNEALIHGGIANNSKIELVYVDSENLTEQSVKEVLSQVHGVLVPGGFGERGAEGKILAIQFARENNIPFFGICFGMQLAVIEYARHIAGIVDATSREFVTGGKGSRNCVIDIMNEQRKVTQKGGTMRLGSYACHLGAGTLAKKVYGNEVIHERHRHRYEFNNRYREILKKFGMQLSGICQERDLVEIIELKDHPWFVGCQFHPEFKSKPMTPHPLFTHFVEAALNQSLNKRRSPKVATKVSVVKTQKKVKADKDSSTKKKAREFYSARMRN, via the coding sequence ATGGTGCAAAAATATATTTTTGTTACTGGCGGCGTTGTTTCTTCTATCGGCAAAGGTCTTTGTGCTGCAAGTCTTGGTGCTCTTTTAGAAGCGCGCGGACTTAAACTTTCCATGATGAAATTTGATCCCTATATTAACGTTGATCCCGGTACCATGTCGCCACTTCAACATGGCGAAGTGTTTGTCACCGATGATGGCGCTGAGACAGATCTAGATTTGGGCCATTATGAACGCTTCACCCATGTGAAAGTGACGCGCGCAAATAATTATACCACCGGGCAAATTTATGATTCCGTAATTAGTAAAGAGCGTCGTGGGGATTATTTGGGTGGAACAGTTCAAGTTATTCCACATGTTACTGATGAAATTAAACAATACATTTATGAAACATCACAAGGTGCCGAGGTTTCTATTGTTGAAATCGGTGGAACCATTGGTGATATCGAAAGTCTTCCGTTCTTAGAAGCGATAAGACAGATGCGTGTTGATTGTGGATTTGAAAATGTTATTTTTTTACACGTAACACTTGTGCCTTTCATTGCGGCGGCTGGAGAACTAAAAAGTAAACCGACTCAGCATTCTGTAAAAGAAATGCGTAGCATTGGTATTCAGCCAGATTTTCTTATATGTCGAAGTGAAAAACCAATTCCTTCAGAATTAAAATCAAAGATTGGACTTTTTTGTAACGTAAAACCTGAAGCCGTTATTTCGGCTGCAGATGCTGCAACTATTTATGAAGTGCCACTAATGCTTCATGCGCAAAAATTAGATGAACTTGTAATTAAACGACTTCAATTACCGCTTGAGCCTATTAATCTCGGGTCATGGGAAAAAATGGTTAAAATCATTAAAAACCCAGCCCATATTGTTCGTATAGGTATTGTTGGTAAATACGTTGATCTTAAAGAGAGTTATAAATCACTTAATGAAGCATTGATTCATGGTGGTATTGCCAATAATTCAAAAATTGAACTTGTGTATGTTGATTCAGAAAATCTCACTGAGCAATCGGTAAAAGAAGTTTTGTCTCAAGTGCACGGTGTTTTGGTACCCGGTGGATTTGGTGAACGTGGTGCTGAAGGAAAAATTCTTGCCATTCAATTTGCGCGTGAGAATAATATTCCATTTTTTGGTATTTGTTTTGGAATGCAACTTGCTGTCATAGAATATGCCCGACATATTGCTGGCATCGTCGATGCTACTAGTCGTGAATTTGTTACTGGTGGTAAAGGTTCACGTAATTGTGTCATTGACATTATGAACGAGCAACGCAAGGTGACGCAAAAAGGTGGCACCATGCGATTAGGCAGTTATGCATGTCATTTGGGTGCGGGGACATTGGCTAAAAAAGTCTATGGTAATGAAGTGATTCACGAGCGTCATCGCCATCGCTATGAATTTAATAATCGTTATCGTGAAATTTTAAAGAAATTTGGTATGCAACTTTCTGGTATTTGCCAAGAGCGAGATCTTGTTGAAATTATTGAACTCAAAGATCATCCATGGTTTGTAGGTTGTCAGTTTCATCCGGAGTTTAAATCAAAGCCCATGACACCTCATCCGCTATTTACACATTTT
- the kdsB gene encoding 3-deoxy-manno-octulosonate cytidylyltransferase, whose amino-acid sequence MKIIGVIPARYGSTRLEGKPLKPILGKPLLEWVIDGAKKSLKINELLVATDDERIAKLSEKCGVKAVMTDSSLPTGSDRIWAAIKSVDCDVVINIQGDEPLLTGLELDALAGAFTDKSIEMATLARPLKNDEELNNPTVAKIVLGQNNNALYFSRFPIPHSRIPGNLDAYACLKHIGFYGYTKEFLGRFCKQKPVALELAEGLEQLRALWLGATIRVILTQYDSWGVDTPEDVIRVEEILKTRKGSTR is encoded by the coding sequence ATGAAAATCATAGGCGTGATTCCCGCACGCTACGGTTCTACACGTTTAGAGGGTAAGCCCTTAAAACCCATTTTAGGAAAACCTTTACTTGAATGGGTTATTGACGGAGCAAAAAAATCACTGAAAATAAATGAGCTTTTAGTTGCAACAGATGATGAGCGCATAGCCAAACTTTCAGAAAAATGTGGCGTAAAAGCTGTGATGACCGATTCAAGTCTTCCTACAGGTAGCGATCGCATTTGGGCTGCCATTAAAAGTGTAGATTGTGATGTGGTTATTAATATTCAAGGAGATGAGCCCCTTTTAACGGGTCTTGAGTTAGATGCACTCGCGGGTGCTTTTACAGATAAATCTATTGAAATGGCAACTTTAGCTAGACCCCTTAAAAATGACGAGGAGCTTAATAATCCCACCGTGGCAAAGATAGTTCTTGGGCAAAATAATAACGCGCTTTATTTTAGCCGATTTCCTATACCTCATTCGCGAATACCAGGAAATCTCGATGCTTATGCTTGCCTAAAACATATTGGTTTTTATGGTTATACAAAAGAATTTTTAGGAAGATTTTGTAAACAAAAACCGGTAGCGTTAGAGTTGGCTGAAGGGCTTGAGCAATTACGAGCGCTGTGGCTGGGGGCTACAATCAGAGTCATATTAACGCAATACGACTCTTGGGGTGTAGATACGCCGGAAGATGTGATACGCGTAGAAGAAATTCTTAAAACTCGCAAAGGGAGCACTCGGTGA
- the yihA gene encoding ribosome biogenesis GTP-binding protein YihA/YsxC, protein MPLAQYLKSAVLPEDYPVGDRPEIALVGRSNAGKSSLLNAMCGGHKVAKISKTPGKTRLINFFDVGERYRLVDLPGYGYAARDLTERKMWAKMIQDFFDVRTNLIGLLLICDMRRDWQEDESKVFELANKRNLHMLTVLTKLDKLGHGESKKLYQQWINTSKQDKSFFYPVSALKNDGVRELEDFIFKNWIKE, encoded by the coding sequence ATGCCATTAGCTCAGTATTTAAAAAGTGCAGTTTTGCCGGAGGATTATCCGGTCGGAGACCGTCCAGAGATCGCTTTGGTCGGACGTTCCAATGCGGGCAAAAGTAGTCTCCTCAATGCAATGTGCGGTGGTCATAAGGTAGCTAAAATCAGTAAGACTCCTGGAAAAACAAGGCTCATTAATTTTTTTGATGTGGGAGAACGCTACCGATTGGTGGATTTACCGGGGTATGGGTACGCCGCCCGAGATCTGACCGAACGTAAGATGTGGGCGAAGATGATCCAAGATTTTTTTGATGTCCGGACAAACCTCATAGGGTTGCTACTTATTTGCGATATGCGCCGTGATTGGCAAGAAGACGAATCGAAAGTTTTTGAGTTAGCAAATAAACGTAATCTTCATATGCTCACTGTACTTACTAAGTTAGATAAATTGGGTCATGGCGAATCAAAAAAACTCTATCAACAATGGATCAATACCTCAAAACAAGACAAAAGCTTTTTTTACCCCGTTTCTGCTTTAAAAAATGATGGTGTTCGTGAACTCGAAGACTTTATTTTTAAGAACTGGATCAAAGAATGA
- a CDS encoding sigma 54-interacting transcriptional regulator has product MEHQTINISDLFPQTSTQAYLTPTPQGAPILIDGIIVIGRDSEVDYQINDPHISSKHCQIEKRPYGFYIRDLKSRNGVHVNGIRIIEGQLLDGARITLGASEFIFQTKKPVSNNSPFHSKNSEWSAKLQSLQQISKTGLPVFLQGESGTGKEVLANLIHNYSERKDEPFISVNCSALTESLVESELFGHVKGSFTGATGDRKGAFEAARGGTLFLDEIGDLPLSLQPKLLRALENSEVKPVGSDRVLKTDVRIITATHKNLEQMVSENLFRADLYFRIHVIRLSIPALKDRMEDFEDLLYSFCKERRVRFSVNAIEKLKKHSWPGNIRELKNSVNRAQALYPQSFVEEEHIRNLVDVPITSIEPKKLFKGVSQKASGMPMLKEIECEVIKARLIANHGNQRKTAQELGLPKSTLHDRIRHYEIDVRSLLNIEAFKKDTPNTAFIQDSIKPST; this is encoded by the coding sequence ATGGAACACCAAACTATCAATATTTCTGATTTATTTCCCCAAACCTCAACTCAAGCGTATCTGACACCCACTCCCCAAGGGGCCCCTATATTAATTGATGGAATTATCGTTATTGGCCGCGATTCTGAAGTGGATTATCAAATCAATGACCCACACATTAGCTCAAAGCACTGCCAAATTGAAAAACGCCCTTACGGCTTTTATATCCGAGACCTTAAAAGTCGAAATGGGGTACATGTGAACGGAATCCGTATCATCGAAGGCCAACTACTTGATGGCGCGCGTATTACCCTAGGGGCTAGTGAATTTATATTTCAAACCAAAAAACCTGTATCAAACAATTCTCCCTTTCATTCAAAAAACTCCGAGTGGTCAGCTAAGTTACAGTCACTCCAACAAATCTCAAAAACCGGACTCCCCGTTTTTCTTCAAGGCGAAAGCGGTACAGGCAAAGAAGTATTAGCCAATCTGATTCATAATTATAGCGAGCGAAAAGATGAACCCTTCATTAGTGTAAACTGCAGTGCCCTCACAGAAAGTCTCGTTGAAAGCGAACTTTTTGGGCATGTTAAAGGAAGTTTCACCGGCGCTACAGGTGATCGTAAGGGGGCCTTTGAGGCCGCACGGGGCGGAACCTTGTTCTTAGATGAAATCGGTGATCTTCCACTTTCTTTACAGCCAAAACTTTTAAGAGCATTAGAGAATAGTGAAGTTAAACCTGTGGGCAGTGATCGCGTGCTTAAAACTGATGTGCGGATCATCACGGCAACTCATAAAAACCTAGAACAAATGGTTTCTGAAAATCTTTTTCGTGCAGATTTATATTTTAGAATTCATGTCATCAGACTCAGTATTCCCGCATTAAAAGATCGCATGGAAGATTTCGAAGATTTACTTTACTCTTTTTGCAAAGAGCGTCGAGTACGTTTTTCAGTTAACGCTATTGAAAAATTAAAAAAACATTCTTGGCCCGGAAATATTCGAGAACTTAAAAATTCAGTTAATCGAGCTCAAGCATTGTACCCACAAAGTTTTGTAGAAGAAGAACATATACGCAACCTTGTAGATGTTCCGATTACCTCAATTGAACCTAAAAAATTATTTAAAGGAGTTTCACAAAAAGCTTCGGGGATGCCGATGCTAAAAGAAATTGAATGTGAAGTGATCAAAGCAAGACTCATTGCTAATCACGGAAATCAAAGAAAGACCGCTCAAGAATTAGGACTCCCCAAGAGCACTCTCCATGATCGTATCAGGCATTATGAGATTGATGTGAGGTCACTTTTGAATATTGAGGCTTTTAAAAAAGATACGCCGAACACGGCCTTTATTCAAGATTCGATTAAGCCCAGCACGTAA
- a CDS encoding flagellar basal body-associated FliL family protein has translation MASDNTDEKDNESAKAKLKELERTLAKELDQQVKLAEPTDARLDGTVALNPTFDIGQIKPKKNESSPGTSVVTEKVGAATQTGDKKVEDISLQDVDDLLNQLDSTFQSSLADIKSEISKIDAPLNLESISISADYLKGDKDDASDDEDDELSASIVDALSEAEVEVDVDVESKSTPTGKSFFNVFMGFLRASLALPLILGRQLIKELLLMKTIPPKNVLLAIPGALSPFIYKWIEALREFIEKLRSYSLTAYLKFVVFLVLISAFCFLVSDIIVNTRSDEVKDPFLRSFSEVAQEIQLLPEDDSGEDLESPLKHPEYTVLLPRIMANLKPPSPRYSPMIVFELYLEASNQDCAIEIHDREVEIKDLIERIVEQITFEEIESAQGKLRLKVRLRAGLNRILNKGRVRRIFFKSLNIQK, from the coding sequence GTGGCAAGCGACAATACTGATGAGAAAGATAATGAATCGGCTAAAGCGAAGCTCAAGGAGCTTGAACGCACACTGGCCAAAGAACTAGATCAACAAGTAAAACTTGCTGAGCCTACAGATGCACGTCTTGATGGTACTGTTGCGTTGAATCCGACCTTTGACATTGGTCAGATTAAGCCGAAAAAAAATGAATCATCTCCTGGGACTTCTGTTGTAACTGAAAAGGTTGGTGCTGCGACGCAAACTGGAGATAAAAAAGTCGAGGATATCAGCCTTCAAGATGTAGATGATCTTCTTAATCAACTGGATTCGACTTTTCAATCAAGCCTTGCAGACATTAAAAGTGAAATTAGTAAAATCGATGCTCCTCTGAACTTGGAATCAATTTCAATCAGTGCTGATTACCTCAAGGGTGATAAAGATGATGCTTCAGACGATGAAGATGACGAGCTCAGTGCTAGCATTGTAGATGCCTTAAGTGAAGCCGAAGTGGAAGTTGATGTTGATGTTGAGTCAAAAAGTACTCCCACTGGTAAATCTTTTTTTAATGTTTTTATGGGCTTTCTCAGAGCATCTCTAGCCTTGCCCTTAATTTTGGGGCGTCAACTCATTAAAGAACTGCTTTTAATGAAGACGATCCCACCTAAGAATGTACTGCTGGCAATTCCAGGTGCATTATCGCCATTTATTTATAAATGGATTGAAGCGCTTAGGGAATTTATTGAGAAACTTCGCAGTTATTCTTTAACGGCCTATTTAAAGTTCGTAGTATTTTTAGTTTTGATTAGTGCGTTTTGTTTTCTCGTTAGTGACATTATTGTAAACACAAGATCTGACGAAGTAAAAGATCCGTTCTTAAGAAGTTTCTCAGAGGTGGCTCAAGAAATTCAACTTCTTCCGGAAGATGATTCCGGGGAAGATCTTGAGAGTCCGCTCAAGCACCCTGAGTATACCGTGCTTCTCCCTCGAATCATGGCGAATTTAAAACCGCCCTCACCTCGCTATTCACCAATGATTGTTTTTGAACTTTATCTTGAGGCTTCAAATCAAGATTGCGCCATAGAAATTCATGATCGCGAAGTAGAGATAAAAGATCTTATCGAACGTATTGTTGAGCAAATTACTTTTGAAGAAATAGAAAGTGCTCAAGGAAAATTAAGACTAAAAGTACGATTACGTGCTGGGCTTAATCGAATCTTGAATAAAGGCCGTGTTCGGCGTATCTTTTTTAAAAGCCTCAATATTCAAAAGTGA
- the polA gene encoding DNA polymerase I, which translates to MKKLYLIDVSSLFFRAYYAIRQLNNSKGVPTNALYGFLAAIAKILKEHKPDGIAFCLDRPESGFREEIYPEYKANRDEAPADLIKQFPYIHKLADALSIPAFEKAGFEADDIIGTLTKKSMGKGIEVTIVSGDKDFSQLIEPGVRLFDPSKDAFLDSAGVRAKMGVDPNQVIDYLALIGDASDNVPGVKGIGPKGAQKLLNEYKTLDGIFEHVDEIKNDRIREMLKTQKKEAYLSQKLCTIHCETELNRDPNDLKIKSVNRDLLIPLLEELEFKALLSKLLGENAETLISAKNTSAPKPDVKDTLDDLPLGKVVRPASNVIVTSKVKELDEYLKKENAKEVWLDVTTRGTALQWGGNVFRFEGATEDIKNWLDEHLRAKSFKLSGFDIKSAAHQLRLTQTYFTHINHDVLLQAYCVGEGGPFEFQDLLKKYLKLDLPEFALPEERLDYAQRLSLILETRLADSPMQKVLADIEYPLVPILYCMEKSGIMLDVGRLTESSAELLKEAQSLEKEICEAAGYDFNVGSPKQLGQVLFDRLKLPVIRKTKTGYSTDSDVLDALVAHHPIAEKILEWREITKLRSTYVDALPRLVDPKTDRVHTSYNQALTTTGRLSSNNPNLQNIPIRSERGQKIRESFIAPQGCVLISADYSQIELRILAHITKDQALIKAFEEDLDIHTATASEVFGVKLDEVTLDHRRTAKAINFGIAYGMSDFGLAERLKVERKVATDFIERYFKRFPGVQRYMHEIVEQGKQKGYVETMFGRRRYYPELQSSNGRLRQMGERAAINMPIQGAAADIIKIAMIQVQEKLLSMKKTSAKMLLQVHDELVFEVQKTEADEIQLLIKEVMEHATKINVPLKVSIGQGLTWGSAH; encoded by the coding sequence ATGAAGAAACTCTATCTAATCGATGTTAGCTCGCTTTTTTTTAGGGCCTATTATGCCATTCGGCAGCTCAATAACTCTAAAGGTGTGCCTACTAATGCACTTTATGGTTTTTTGGCCGCCATCGCTAAAATTCTAAAAGAACATAAGCCCGATGGAATTGCATTTTGTCTTGATCGCCCGGAATCAGGGTTTAGAGAAGAGATTTATCCTGAGTACAAAGCCAATCGTGATGAAGCGCCTGCTGATTTAATTAAACAATTTCCTTATATTCATAAACTAGCTGATGCCCTTTCAATTCCAGCTTTTGAAAAAGCTGGTTTTGAAGCAGATGACATAATTGGTACTCTCACTAAAAAAAGTATGGGTAAAGGAATTGAAGTAACTATTGTCAGTGGGGATAAAGATTTCTCTCAACTCATTGAGCCTGGTGTCAGACTTTTTGATCCATCAAAAGATGCGTTTTTAGATTCAGCGGGTGTGCGAGCAAAAATGGGTGTGGATCCAAATCAAGTTATTGATTATTTGGCCTTGATAGGTGATGCCTCAGATAATGTTCCGGGTGTAAAAGGTATTGGCCCAAAGGGTGCACAAAAACTACTTAATGAATATAAAACACTAGACGGAATTTTTGAGCATGTTGATGAAATTAAAAATGATCGTATTCGCGAAATGCTCAAAACACAGAAAAAAGAAGCCTATCTTTCACAAAAACTTTGTACCATTCACTGCGAAACAGAACTAAATCGTGACCCCAATGATTTAAAAATAAAATCTGTTAATCGTGATTTACTTATTCCGCTCTTAGAAGAATTAGAGTTCAAAGCGCTACTATCAAAATTGTTAGGCGAAAATGCAGAAACTTTAATTTCGGCAAAAAATACTTCAGCCCCTAAGCCAGATGTGAAAGATACATTAGATGATTTGCCTCTTGGAAAGGTGGTACGACCTGCTTCAAATGTAATTGTGACTTCAAAAGTAAAAGAACTTGATGAGTATTTAAAAAAAGAAAATGCAAAAGAAGTTTGGCTTGATGTCACAACTAGAGGTACAGCCCTTCAATGGGGTGGTAATGTATTTCGCTTTGAGGGAGCTACTGAAGATATTAAGAATTGGCTTGATGAGCATTTAAGGGCTAAGAGTTTTAAACTCTCTGGGTTTGATATTAAATCTGCAGCCCATCAATTACGTTTAACTCAAACCTACTTCACTCACATTAATCATGATGTTTTACTTCAGGCATATTGTGTTGGCGAAGGAGGGCCTTTTGAGTTTCAAGACTTACTTAAGAAATATCTTAAACTAGATCTCCCCGAATTTGCACTTCCTGAAGAGCGACTAGATTATGCACAAAGACTTAGTTTGATATTAGAAACCCGATTGGCTGATTCGCCCATGCAAAAGGTATTAGCTGATATCGAGTACCCATTAGTGCCTATTCTCTATTGTATGGAAAAATCGGGGATCATGCTCGACGTAGGACGACTTACTGAATCTTCTGCAGAACTGCTCAAAGAAGCGCAAAGTCTTGAAAAAGAAATTTGTGAAGCAGCAGGATATGATTTTAATGTAGGAAGCCCTAAGCAATTGGGTCAAGTTTTATTTGATCGGCTAAAACTTCCAGTTATTCGTAAAACAAAAACAGGTTACTCAACTGATTCTGATGTGCTAGATGCGCTAGTCGCACATCATCCAATAGCTGAAAAAATTCTTGAATGGCGAGAGATTACAAAATTGCGTTCAACCTATGTTGATGCGCTCCCACGGTTGGTTGATCCTAAAACTGACCGAGTTCATACAAGCTATAATCAAGCACTCACAACTACGGGGCGCTTGAGTTCAAATAATCCAAATTTACAAAATATTCCCATTCGAAGTGAAAGGGGGCAAAAAATTCGCGAAAGTTTTATTGCTCCTCAAGGATGTGTTTTAATTTCTGCAGATTATAGTCAGATTGAACTTCGCATCTTAGCGCATATCACAAAAGATCAGGCCCTTATTAAAGCATTTGAAGAAGATCTTGATATTCATACAGCAACTGCCAGTGAAGTTTTTGGTGTGAAGCTTGATGAAGTTACGTTAGATCATCGGAGAACAGCTAAAGCCATTAATTTTGGTATTGCTTATGGTATGAGTGATTTTGGTTTAGCTGAACGATTAAAGGTTGAGAGAAAGGTTGCCACTGATTTTATAGAAAGATATTTCAAGCGCTTTCCAGGAGTGCAGCGTTACATGCATGAGATTGTAGAGCAGGGAAAACAAAAAGGTTACGTTGAAACAATGTTTGGAAGGCGAAGATATTATCCAGAGTTACAATCTTCAAATGGTCGATTAAGGCAAATGGGCGAACGTGCTGCGATTAATATGCCCATTCAGGGTGCGGCAGCTGACATTATTAAAATCGCGATGATTCAAGTACAAGAAAAACTTCTGAGTATGAAAAAGACTTCTGCTAAGATGCTTTTACAAGTACATGACGAGCTTGTTTTTGAAGTGCAAAAAACTGAAGCTGATGAAATTCAATTACTCATCAAAGAGGTTATGGAACACGCTACAAAAATTAATGTGCCATTAAAAGTATCAATCGGGCAGGGGCTAACTTGGGGCAGCGCTCATTAA
- a CDS encoding helix-turn-helix transcriptional regulator, producing the protein MTWNKDSVRELRLKLKLTQIEFAQALGCRQQTISEWEQGIYVPANAYSKLLNQLNQQVEMSRPLLHQKRVEIKPEAKIFHGEEEPTLRAFDPTID; encoded by the coding sequence ATGACCTGGAACAAAGACTCAGTACGAGAACTTAGGCTTAAACTTAAACTCACACAAATAGAGTTTGCCCAAGCACTTGGGTGTCGTCAGCAGACTATTAGTGAATGGGAGCAGGGGATTTATGTTCCTGCTAATGCCTACAGCAAATTACTCAATCAATTAAATCAGCAAGTCGAGATGTCACGACCCCTATTGCATCAAAAACGGGTTGAGATTAAGCCTGAGGCAAAGATTTTTCATGGAGAAGAAGAGCCGACCCTCCGCGCATTTGATCCAACTATTGATTAA
- a CDS encoding type II toxin-antitoxin system HicB family antitoxin — protein MKYHFKTHKEGKGYWAECLELSGCMTQAHSIEELKKNMEEALNLYLDEPADSKLLLPLPKRNLRGQNITSIAVNPQIAFAFYLRHLRLSHKMTQKEVANKMGFKNLYSYQRLEISDTANPQLSTLVLIKKVFPEFDIEEILSA, from the coding sequence ATGAAATACCACTTTAAAACCCATAAAGAGGGCAAAGGCTATTGGGCAGAATGTCTTGAATTAAGTGGCTGCATGACACAGGCTCATTCAATTGAAGAGCTTAAAAAAAATATGGAAGAAGCACTTAATTTATATTTAGACGAACCTGCTGATTCAAAGCTTCTACTGCCACTTCCAAAAAGAAATTTGCGTGGTCAAAATATTACATCTATTGCAGTCAACCCACAAATTGCCTTTGCTTTTTATCTAAGGCATCTTCGATTAAGCCACAAGATGACACAAAAAGAAGTTGCCAACAAAATGGGGTTTAAAAACCTTTATAGTTATCAACGACTAGAAATTTCGGACACAGCAAATCCACAACTATCTACCTTAGTGCTTATAAAAAAAGTTTTTCCGGAATTCGATATTGAAGAAATTTTGTCTGCATAA
- a CDS encoding type II toxin-antitoxin system HicA family toxin yields MPMSGKEMLKLFVNHGWIIIRQKGSHIFLGKENERETIPMHRELKKGLEKKLLKRLRS; encoded by the coding sequence ATGCCGATGAGTGGGAAAGAGATGTTAAAGCTTTTTGTAAATCATGGGTGGATAATTATCCGTCAAAAAGGCAGTCATATATTTTTAGGTAAAGAAAATGAACGCGAGACTATACCTATGCATAGAGAACTCAAAAAAGGTTTAGAGAAAAAACTATTAAAGAGACTTCGATCTTAG
- a CDS encoding cold shock domain-containing protein, whose amino-acid sequence MAAGKVKWFNDSKGFGFIEREGGKDVFVHYTAINGEGFKTLPEGAQVEFELLETERGPQAANVVVVKGQPV is encoded by the coding sequence ATGGCAGCAGGTAAAGTTAAATGGTTCAACGACAGCAAAGGCTTCGGTTTTATTGAGCGTGAAGGCGGTAAAGATGTATTCGTACATTATACAGCCATCAATGGTGAAGGATTCAAAACCCTTCCTGAGGGAGCTCAAGTAGAATTCGAATTGCTCGAGACAGAGCGTGGCCCACAAGCCGCTAATGTTGTAGTGGTTAAAGGCCAGCCAGTTTAA
- a CDS encoding septum formation initiator family protein, whose amino-acid sequence MKSTMRWFQNLFEHPIKIGTFALIIAFASLLAEGTLIDLWSLKREKLKLQKRYTELKERSLDLRVRLEQAKNSDGFIGRQARDKLDLVKEDELVFIFENDTILETPTASR is encoded by the coding sequence ATGAAGAGTACTATGCGTTGGTTTCAAAATCTATTTGAGCATCCTATTAAAATAGGTACTTTTGCTTTAATCATAGCGTTTGCTAGCCTTTTGGCTGAGGGAACTTTGATTGATCTGTGGAGTTTGAAAAGAGAAAAATTAAAACTCCAGAAACGATACACTGAGCTAAAAGAGCGAAGCCTTGATTTACGAGTAAGACTTGAGCAAGCAAAGAACTCTGACGGCTTTATAGGTCGACAAGCACGGGATAAATTAGATCTCGTGAAAGAAGATGAACTGGTTTTCATCTTCGAGAATGATACTATTTTAGAGACACCTACTGCGTCGCGTTAG
- a CDS encoding serine protease: protein MKHLITLILSMVVVFQAHANQSVKTTKNPKIVGGEEARPGEFPFMVSLHAGSHFCGGSLIKKDWVLTAAHCAKGATIKKIYIGLHSQTRLTEGQAFTPVRVIVHPKFNSSTLDYDFALVQLNAPSSARPIDLNIEELLIPDNPGSQLAVVTSGWGYTKEGAWQLADKLQKVTIPLVSAAKCNKSYTGKITDRMVCAGLDAGGKDSCQGDSGGPLFVRHNSGRDVLVGVVSWGTGCARPMKFGIYSKVNSAIAWINQQVR from the coding sequence ATGAAGCATTTAATTACACTTATACTTTCTATGGTTGTAGTTTTTCAAGCTCATGCGAACCAGTCAGTAAAAACAACGAAGAATCCAAAAATAGTAGGTGGTGAGGAAGCGCGACCGGGTGAATTTCCGTTTATGGTCTCGCTCCATGCTGGAAGTCATTTTTGTGGTGGATCTCTCATTAAAAAGGATTGGGTATTAACAGCTGCACACTGTGCGAAGGGTGCAACAATAAAAAAAATCTATATTGGTCTACATAGTCAAACAAGATTGACTGAAGGTCAGGCTTTCACTCCAGTTAGGGTTATTGTTCATCCAAAATTCAACAGCAGCACATTAGATTATGATTTTGCGTTAGTGCAATTAAACGCTCCTTCAAGTGCTAGGCCTATTGATTTAAACATCGAAGAACTCCTTATTCCTGATAATCCAGGTTCTCAGCTTGCAGTGGTTACTTCAGGTTGGGGTTATACAAAAGAAGGTGCATGGCAGCTTGCGGATAAACTGCAAAAAGTCACCATACCTTTAGTTTCTGCAGCTAAATGCAATAAAAGTTATACGGGAAAAATCACAGATCGTATGGTTTGTGCCGGTCTTGATGCTGGTGGAAAAGATTCTTGCCAAGGTGATAGTGGCGGACCACTTTTCGTACGTCATAACAGTGGCAGAGATGTATTGGTGGGTGTTGTGAGTTGGGGAACAGGTTGCGCGCGGCCCATGAAATTTGGAATTTACAGCAAAGTAAATTCAGCAATTGCTTGGATCAATCAACAAGTACGCTAA